A region from the Triticum aestivum cultivar Chinese Spring chromosome 3D, IWGSC CS RefSeq v2.1, whole genome shotgun sequence genome encodes:
- the LOC123075147 gene encoding uncharacterized protein translates to MEGLIPFVYKAIKERRTRSYSRCGSARGAAVADEDDVWEQQKQQWAAADGAGREAGHRRHRSLEELAGEVGSAAPEWPARGAMRRGRSARIFSCIGGM, encoded by the coding sequence ATGGAGGGGCTCATCCCGTTCGTCTACAAGGCCATCAAGGAGCGGCGCACCCGGAGCTACTCCAGGTGCGGCTCGGCGCGCGGCGCCGCCGTCGCGGACGAGGACGACGTCTGGGAGCAGCAGAAGCAGCagtgggcggcggcggacggcgcgggGAGGGAGGCGGGGCACCGGCGGCaccggtcgctggaggagctggCCGGCGAGGTGGGCTCCGCGGCGCCCGAGTGGCCGGCCCGCGGGGCGATgcgccggggccggagcgccagGATCTTCTCCTGCATCGGCGGCATGTGA